TTTCCCTGCCAATGTTCAGATGGCTATGCCCATATGATACCTTATATTCTGGTGGTAAATCAGATAATTTTGAAGAAAGCTATATTGATTCTATTGTTTCATTTAAAGGGATCGACGATGGATTGATAATTGTCTATGGCGAAGGGAACGAGTGTGATAATTAGGGTTTTTGGGCCACCATCATAATTTCCACCAATGCATCCTTGGGGATACGCGCCACTTCGATCACAGCCCTCGCGGGCGGACTTTCACCAACATATTTCGCATATACAGCATTCATAGATTTATAATGATTTAGATTCGATAAGTAAACTTGCGTTTGCACTACATCGTCGAAATCAAAACCCGCTTCTAATAAAACAGCTTCCAAATTTTGCATGACGCGATGGGTTTGGATTTCAATCCCACCATCAACCAATTTTCCCGATTTAGGATCGAGGGCAATTTGACCCGCTAAGTATAAAGAATTATTTACCTGAATTGCTTGAGAATAAGGTCCAATGGCATTAGGCGCACTACCAGTTGAAATCACCTGCTTTTTTGGGGCTGATTCACATCCTATCATTGCAAGGATACAGATGATGGCAATGAGACGCATCATACATCCACACCATTCTTCAGAATATCTTCCATTGCATCTGAGAATCGATCAATCTCTTCGATTGTCGTATACACATGAGGTGTCACACGACATCCGCTGAATTCCTTATGGTTAATCGCCACTACAAATATGCGATATTTTTTCCATAAATGTTTGGCTACATCAGAAGTTTCTATCCCTTCAATTTGAACAGTGGCAATGGCACAACCTTTTCCAGGTTTTAGACTGGTATGCAGCTTGATTCGATCGTGTTTTAAAAGGCGTTTAGCCCAACGATCCCTGAGATAGTTTAATCGCTCTTCTTTATTTTTACTGCCAATTCCTTGATGAAAAGTAAGTGCATCTCCAATGGCTAAATAGTTAGCAGCAGGATGCGTTCCAATCTCTTCAAATTTCCGAATATCATCTTTCCCACATTTATTGGATGCTTGGAGAGGCCAGAGTCCAGCAACCTTTTCTTTTCGGACATATAACATGCCTGTCCCGTGAGGCGCACATAACCATTTGTGAAGACTGGTGGCATAATAATCACAATCCAGATCATTAATATCAAAATCAAAATGGGCGAATGTATGGGCGCCATCCACAATAACCGGAATGTCATACTTGCGTGCCATAGTTACTACTTTTTTCACCGGCAGGATTTGCCCAGTTAGGTTAATCATGTGGCACATGAGAATCATTTTTGTTTTGGGTGTAATATTTTTTTCAAACAATCGGACAATTTCGTTATCATTATCAGCCGGTACAGGAATCTTAAATTGTTTCATTACAATCCCGTCGCGGCATTCCCGTTGCTTAAATGTATTAATCATGCGGCCATAATCTTGTGTGGTGGTTAGAACTTCATCACCGGATTTCAAGTCAATTCCGTTCTGGCATATTTGAAGTCCTTCCGATGCATTCCGTGTAAGTGCGATTTCCTCAGGGTCACATTTAAAGGCTCTAGCAAGCCGTCGCCGAACCGGTTCACGCTGGGGCTCTAATATGCGCCACATCGAATAAGCAGGTGATGTATTTGAAAAATCCAGATGTCGTTTCATGGCATTCTGGACCACAGTAGGTGAAGGACTAACGCCACCATTATTTAGATTAATCATACTACGATCGGCGGTGTATCCCTGTTGTATCTCGCGCCAGTAGGATTCATCCCTGGCAATGGATTTTGAGTCACCCGTTGCACTCTTAATCTTGGAAATAGCTTTGGCCATTAGGGCAGGATTTGTCATCATTACTGAAGCAACAGCAGTTGGTTTTGCGATTGCGCCTAAAAATTGGCGGCGATCTAATTTGTTCATGATCCCTCCTTCATAAGGATATGGTATTAACAAGGGGGTAAGTTTAACGCTGGTTTGTTTAAATTGCAAATTGGGGACGGTTTAAATAAAAAGTGCCCGCGGGAGGATTATCCTGCACCTTTACGGGGTGGGGAACCCTCGATCAAGTGATTATGACTTGGCCTACTTCCGATGAGAATTGTGACCCTGGAAGGACTCGAACCTTCAACCAATAGCTTAAGAGGCTACTGCTCTACCAATTGAGCTACAGGGCCAAGGAGTTTACCTATCAGGGAGCTTCATGGGCAAAAAATTGAGTGCGAAATTATGTTAATTATTGAGGGTGAACAAAATAAAATTAATTACTTAAAGTTATACTTTAAGTCTTGCAAAAAAGGTGCAAAAAACAAAGAATCGCTATTGCTTCCAATTTTTCCATGCCATTATATTTGGGGGCCTCTTTGGCAGGATTCATGTATGAATTCAGACAAAAGAGGTTGGCAAGTAGAAAAAGTGATAGGGTTCTGGGTTGGCGTTCAGAGCCTTAATTTTGGAGATAGCCGTAGCATTTTCATTAAGCATGAAGATCTGCGGCATTTCCTTTTTTGGGAGTAAATTCCCAATGATTTTTGAAAATGGGGGCGATCGGTTTCGACGGGATATGCGTTACGATAGATGGCATGTCGAGGTCCAGGAATCTCGTTAATCACCTGGAAAAACCATAAATGCCGATTACGGCTACATGGCCGCTGCTTAATTAATTAAGCTGGCCCGTCCAGGATTTGGTGCGCCTATGGCCAGATCTAAGGACGTCAATTTCATAGGCTGGTTCTGATTGTTGTCTGTGATATCAGAATAAGACATTAACAGACTTTGCCCAATATGGTTGTGTCAGCGGAACAGTATTGGGTAAGCTTAATCCGATTGACTAAACATGTAGATGTTTATCGAGATTCTATTTCGGACGGGAGTTCGATTCTCCCCGCCTCCACTTCATTTAAGCGAACATGTTCGCTTTTATTCCGTTCCGGCGGGTAAACCCGCCATCCACAAAGTTTTTTGATGGGTGTGGAGCAATTTCAAAATAATGAATATAGTTCTTTATATATTGAAAAGTAAAGCGTCGTCAATGCGCTATATTGGTATCACTAATAATTTACAAAATCGAATTAAACGACATCGTATAAATCAATCCGTCCTGAAAAGAATGCTTGGTGAATTTGAATTAATCTATACGGAAGATTACTCGGATTATAAGTCCGCTCGTAAAAGAGAAAAATATTTTAAAAGCGGTGTAGGTAGAGAATGGATGAATAAAAATCTTTAAGTTCGATTTTTATCCGCCGAAGGCGGGCTCCCAACCAGCCATCGGCTGGTAAGCCTCCACTCTGTATTTTTGAAAATCCAAAAATACATCGTTCCGGCGGGTAAACCCGCCCATATTTTATAATCTATTAAAAATTGTTTCTACACCGTTTATGATAAATTGAACGGCAATGACCATGAGGATTAGTCCCATGATTCGCTGGATTACTCTCATTCCTGTCAGGCCGATCTTTTTACCCAATCCATCTCCGGCTCTTAAAATATAATAGAAAACCGTCATGGTGACTAATACAGCCAAAAGCAAGGTGCCGATACTATAGTCAGAAGGTGTCTGCCCGGATAAAAGCATCACACCTGTAATGGCTCCCGGCCCTGTGATTAGGGGAACACCGATAGGGCTAATGGCTATTTCATCCGATTCCTTAAATTCTTCACGCTCAGATTCGGTAGTTCTGGTTCGTCCTACCTTTGCCTCAAGCATCCGCAGTCCACTTCTAAAAAATAAAATACCACCCATGATTTGAAACGCTTCTACAGTAATACCATATAATTTGAAAATGATGGATCCCAAAAAAGTAAATACAACTAATGTAACAGTTCCTGTCATGATGCCTTTTTTTGCTATTCGAATTCGATCTTTTTTAGAAAAACGATCAGTCATGACGACAAAAATCGGTGTAATGCCCAGTGGATTTACTAATGTAAACAAGGTGGAAAGGCATAAGAGCAAGAATTGAAGTTCGGTGTCTAAGAGAATGTTCATTTACATTCTTTCTGGAGCCGATAACCCCAATAGATCTAAGCCATTTGCTATCACAGTTCTTGTGGCACTAACCAATGCAATTCTTGCACTAGACAATGCGATATCATCTGTAATGACACGACATTCTGAATAAAATTTATGAAACCGATTAGCTGTATCATGCAAATAAATTGAAATGGTTTGTGGTTCTAGAGATTGAAGTGCATTTTCAACGATTGCAGGAAATTTCTCCAGTCTTTTTAATAGTCTGACTTCAACAGGGTTATTCAATAATTTCGGATCATATTCCGATTGGATTGAAAAACCCATTGCATCCCCATGTTTTATGATATTACAAATTCGAGCATGAGCATATTGCAAATAAAATACGGGGTTTTTTTCAGACTGGTCTGCAGCCAAATCTAGATCAAAGTTTAAATGGGAATTCATACCACGCATTATAAAAAAGAATCTTACCACATCAGCGCCCACTTCGTCTACCAATTCATTCATGGTAACAAAATTGGCTTTTCTAGTCGACATTTTAACTTTTTCACCACCACGCAGCAAGGTTACAAATTGATATAATAGAACACGTATATGATCAGTCTTTAATCCGAGTGCTTCCAGAGCTAATAAAACATCAGGGTATGTATCTGCATGATCAGCGCCAAAAACATCAATTATCAAGTCAAAGCCACGATTGATCTTATCTCGATGATAAGCAGTGTCCGGAACGCGATATGTAGGCTCACCAGTACTTTTAATATAGACTCGATCCTGCTCCTTACCCAA
Above is a genomic segment from Candidatus Neomarinimicrobiota bacterium containing:
- a CDS encoding aminotransferase class V-fold PLP-dependent enzyme, with product MNKLDRRQFLGAIAKPTAVASVMMTNPALMAKAISKIKSATGDSKSIARDESYWREIQQGYTADRSMINLNNGGVSPSPTVVQNAMKRHLDFSNTSPAYSMWRILEPQREPVRRRLARAFKCDPEEIALTRNASEGLQICQNGIDLKSGDEVLTTTQDYGRMINTFKQRECRDGIVMKQFKIPVPADNDNEIVRLFEKNITPKTKMILMCHMINLTGQILPVKKVVTMARKYDIPVIVDGAHTFAHFDFDINDLDCDYYATSLHKWLCAPHGTGMLYVRKEKVAGLWPLQASNKCGKDDIRKFEEIGTHPAANYLAIGDALTFHQGIGSKNKEERLNYLRDRWAKRLLKHDRIKLHTSLKPGKGCAIATVQIEGIETSDVAKHLWKKYRIFVVAINHKEFSGCRVTPHVYTTIEEIDRFSDAMEDILKNGVDV
- a CDS encoding GIY-YIG nuclease family protein; its protein translation is MNIVLYILKSKASSMRYIGITNNLQNRIKRHRINQSVLKRMLGEFELIYTEDYSDYKSARKREKYFKSGVGREWMNKNL
- a CDS encoding NAAT family transporter yields the protein MNILLDTELQFLLLCLSTLFTLVNPLGITPIFVVMTDRFSKKDRIRIAKKGIMTGTVTLVVFTFLGSIIFKLYGITVEAFQIMGGILFFRSGLRMLEAKVGRTRTTESEREEFKESDEIAISPIGVPLITGPGAITGVMLLSGQTPSDYSIGTLLLAVLVTMTVFYYILRAGDGLGKKIGLTGMRVIQRIMGLILMVIAVQFIINGVETIFNRL